In Capsicum annuum cultivar UCD-10X-F1 chromosome 11, UCD10Xv1.1, whole genome shotgun sequence, one genomic interval encodes:
- the LOC107847740 gene encoding protein EMBRYONIC FLOWER 1 — protein MEKSIIAVEENTRRSDTDTPVAKSLGGLIQIDSISIELNIPRLMKEEGNCQHFSLRGYVADMRIKDRKVCSPFPSASDHSISEEELPPLDAPKFRWWRCKNCIDEIGTESAAEETEIRANVASTDDATTNALSEMKHESVAKKGDRNKAIIDDSANTSGFDLLFKPYKGRGTVVEDKAVTAGNRTGSGNVRDEEIRCPTVEVAISKHCSGQEIDGTSPAANLSNNSTQVAISDSTLSGGKIVSHGNLYIRADDVSVDIGAEPAMNSPKDGQRTASTAFKQSDIPDINDKALETSKTKLSRLPSIELRDYNGTSSGSDTTLAKNRQCDSHNDIPNDLPRRKIRKVRLLTDILREPADLETSHAKAVRNSSSIPTVAPRELEPVGTSKDKKYFQKKRKMTQEVETNLSGMGIQYNIAKRVRSSNGGVERSPMAIVTADSRSDEKGSDEEGILGGNRSLGIKHRNGINKKKNKQLQPVDGYSPEMPPQDTTMQNGGSKGYGAVNGLVHSVQYSSMGGKFGPHLSSCQSLVGTDRDSDLFWRSSNFPEVGRVPSTLMLPDNNFAGESSTRRNNPVQPVHELSDDVTLDLSLNSFRDSDKHAENDIIQSKNMTNSPFILQNGNKGTDPRRKDNTLLRQSNVPESGQPTKKGVICDLNQGAPQTAPMWQEIQNSPILLQKGNLQVPELMETPHQHNKENLNEFLEHSGVIKHHRYQHSEKVLERGLSDDIPMEIVELMAKNQYERGLTETRPKCMMERTDGFARPYTEIHQSEAVTWSRPGVTSFRPAQANMNTDVGTSRGSSLQISHAKRNHLGLSQAEGPPTKLFGAFPQTQQKFPSGGQGSASVHIRPGLQRGEEAKPVWFPTVQNMPLGLGVPQKSIIQPNDKMIHGQASASLQKGRTISDIKSGDVRMQNEHHLRFPKSSNAGLNVKGMGSLDPYCNETIPAMQLLSLMDRRMPSSPPFNIDANKLLEKPFAPCSYHPRFQMDGKQSILNGSYLSHHQLKESPGVHPGGYYADQISFKSRGQEKSRKSYGPSRCGGSKLERFVSSSGLLSKTQDSFPEKAAGEKRNQGTSNSRVLPQQDRNTSKLFGLEGLGTARALPVKNNCESCLCSVNRNPAEFSVPEEGNPFTRTIKDPRIWKKSSKERSHNVDLNKRKQPRIPKERAGRLPPLGRAL, from the exons ATGGAGAAAAGTATCATAGCAGTGGAAGAAAATACTCGTAGAAGTGATACTGACACTCCTGTGGCTAAATCATTGGGCGGGCTTATACAAATTGATTCAATATCTATTGAGCTTAATATTCCTAGGCTGATGAAAGAGGAAGGAAACTGCCAACATTTTTCTCTACG TGGATACGTTGCTGACATGAGGATAAAAGACCGGAAAGTATGTTCACCTTTTCCATCAGCCAGTGACCACAGTATTTCTGAGGAAGAACTTCCTCCTCTGGATGCTCCTAAATTTAGGTGGTGGCGATGCAAAAATTGCATTGACGAGATTGGCACAGAAAGTGCAGCAGAAGAGACTGAGATCCGTGCAAACGTGGCTTCTACTGACGATGCCACAACAAATGCATTATCAGAGATGAAGCATGAGTCAGTTGCAAAAAAGGGCGACAGAAACAAAGCTATTATCGATGATTCCGCCAATACCAGTGGCTTTGACCTCTTATTTAAGCCTTACAAAGGAAGGGGCACTGTGGTTGAAGACAAAGCTGTCACAGCTG GCAACAGAACTGGTTCAGGAAATGTTAGAGATGAGGAGATCAGATGTCCAACTGTTGAGGTAGCAATATCTAAACATTGCTCAGGCCAAGAAATAGATGGAACGAGCCCAG CTGCTAATCTGTCAAACAACAGCACACAAGTTGCAATCTCTGACTCAACTCTGTCAGGGGGTAAAATTGTTTCCCATGGAAATCTCTACATACGTGCTGATGATGTAAGTGTTGATATTGGTGCAGAGCCAGCAATGAATTCTCCAAAGGATGGTCAGAGGACTGCCTCAACAGCTTTTAAGCAATCTGATATACCGGATATCAATGATAAAGCTCTTGAAACCAGTAAAACGAAACTGAGTAGGTTACCTTCCATTGAGTTGAGAGACTACAACGGAACATCTTCAGGAAGTGACACAACTTTGGCTAAAAATAGACAGTGTGATTCACACAATGATATTCCAAATGATCTACCACGTCGGAAAATTCGAAAGGTGCGTCTGTTGACTGATATATTGCGTGAACCAGCCGATTTGGAGACTAGCCATGCCAAAGCGGTTCGTAATTCATCGAGCATTCCGACCGTGGCGCCTCGTGAGCTAGAACCAGTTGGTACGTCTAAGGATAAGAAATACTTTCAGAAGAAGAGGAAGATGACACAAGAAGTTGAAACCAATCTGTCGGGGATGGGCATACAATACAACATTGCTAAAAGGGTCAGGTCATCTAATGGAGGAGTTGAGAGGAGTCCCATGGCAATTGTAACTGCTGATTCACGTTCAgatgagaagggatctgatgaaGAAGGTATACTGGGCGGTAACAGAAGTCTGGGAATCAAGCATAGAaatggaataaataaaaagaaaaataagcagCTTCAACCTGTTGATGGATATTCCCCTGAAATGCCCCCGCAGGATACAACCATGCAAAATGGTGGCTCAAAGGGATATGGTGCTGTTAATGGCCTCGTTCATTCAGTGCAATATTCTTCCATGGGTGGGAAATTTGGGCCACATTTAAGTAGTTGTCAGTCATTGGTAGGAACAGATAGAGACTCTGATTTGTTTTGGAGAAGTAGTAATTTTCCTGAAGTTGGGCGTGTTCCCTCAACTCTTATGCTTCCAGACAATAATTTCGCAGGGGAAAGTTCAACCAGGAGGAATAATCCCGTTCAACCAGTGCATGAATTATCTGATGATGTAACGCTAGACCTTTCTTTGAACAGCTTCAGAGATTCTGACAaacatgctgagaatgatatcatcCAAAGCAAAAATATGACAAACTCGCCTTTCATTCTGCAGAATGGCAATAAGGGTACTGATCCTCGAAGGAAAGATAATACTCTTCTCAGACAATCAAATGTGCCTGAATCAGGTCAACCTACAAAGAAAGGAGTGATTTGTGACCTCAACCAGGGAGCTCCGCAGACAGCACCAATGTGGCAGGAGATCCAAAACTCTCCAATTCTACTTCAGAAGGGGAACCTTCAAGTTCCTGAGCTAATG GAAACGCCTCACCAGCATAACAAAGAAAATCTTAATGAATTTCTAGAACATTCTGGTGTGATTAAGCATCACAGATATCAACACTCTGAGAAGGTTTTAGAACGAGGGTTGTCAGATGATATACCAATGGAAATTGTGGAGCTAATGGCTAAGAACCAGTACGAGAGAGGTCTTACTGAGACCAGACCTAAATGCATGATGGAAAGGACTGATGGTTTTGCAAGGCCATATACTGAAATACATCAGAGTGAAGCAGTGACGTGGTCACGTCCTGGTGTAACTAGTTTCCGTCCAGCTCAGGCAAATATGAATACTGATGTTGGAACAAGCAGAGGAAGTTCTCTCCAAATCTCTCATGCTAAGAGGAATCACCTCGGATTATCCCAGGCGGAAGGACCACCAACCAAACTCTTTGGTGCTTTTCCACAAACTCAACAGAAATTTCCCAGTGGAGGGCAAGGTTCTGCTTCCGTGCACATCAGACCTGGTTTGCAGCGTGGTGAAGAAGCAAAACCTGTATGGTTTCCAACTGTGCAGAACATGCCATTGGGACTTGGAGTGCCGCAGAAATCCATCATTCAGCCAAATGATAAAATGATTCATGGACAGGCATCTGCCTCACTTCAGAAAGGGAGGACTATCAGTGACATAAAGAGTGGTGATGTGAGAATGCAGAATGAGCATCATCTTCGTTTTCCTAAATCAAGCAATGCGGGTTTGAACGTGAAAGGTATGGGGTCTTTAGATCCTTATTGTAATGAGACAATCCCTGCTATGCAGTTACTCAGCCTTATGGACCGAAGGATGCCATCAAGTCCTCCTTTCAATATTGATGCCAACAAACTCCTGGAGAAACCTTTTGCACCCTGCAGCTATCACCCGAGGTTCCAAATGGATGGAAAGCAGAGTATTCTCAATGGGTCGTATTTATCACATCATCAGTTGAAGGAGTCTCCTGGGGTACACCCTGGTGGTTATTATGCAG ATCAAATATCTTTCAAGTCTCGAGGACAGGAGAAATCAAGAAAGTCTTATGGGCCTTCGCGATGTGGTGGAAGCAAATTGGAGAGGTTTGTGTCTTCAAGTGGCCTGCTGAGCAAGACTCAAGATTCTTTTCCTGAGAAGGCCGCCGGGGAAAAAAGAAACCAAGGCACATCAAATTCTCGGGTGCTTCCACAGCAGGATCGTAATACTTCAAAACTCTTTGGCTTGGAAGGCCTCGGCACTGCTAGAGCTCTACCTGTCAAAAACAATTGCGAGAGTTGTCTCTGCAGCGTCAATCGAAACCCTGCTGAATTTAGCGTACCAGAAGAAGGGAACCCCTTCACCAGGACCATCAAGGATCCAAGAATCTGGAAGAAGTCATCAAAGGAGAGATCTCACAATGTCGACTTGAACAAGCGAAAGCAACCTAGAATTCCAAAGGAAAGAGCCGGGAGACTACCACCATTAGGCCGTGCGCTGTGA
- the LOC107848349 gene encoding protein PEROXIN-4 isoform X2, translating into MQASRARLFKEYKEVQREKTADPDIQLVCDDSNIFKWTALIKGPSETPYDGGVFQLAFSVPEQYPLQPPQVRFLTKIFHPNVHFKTGEICLDILKNAWSPAWTLQSVCRAIIALMAHPEPDSPLNCDSGNLLRSGDIRGYQSMARMYTRLAAMPKKG; encoded by the exons ATGCAG GCTTCAAGGGCAAGACTTTTCAAGGAGTACAAAGAAGTACAGAGAGAGAAAACAGCTGATCCTGATATTCAATTAGTTTGTGATGATTCTAATATCTTTAAATGGACGGCGCTTATTAAA GGGCCATCTGAAACTCCTTATGATGGTGGAGTTTTCCAGCTTGCTTTCTCAGTTCCGGAGCAGTATCCTTTGCAACCTCCTCAAGTGCGGTTCCTGACCAAAATATTTCACCCAAACGTTCATTTTAAG ACGGGAGAGATTTGCCTTGATATTTTGAAGAACGCATGGAGTCCGGCATGGACACTCCAGTCTGTTTGTCGAGCTATAATTGCTCTGATGGCTCATCCTGAACCTGATAGCCCACTAAACTGTGACTCAg GCAATCTTCTTCGGTCCGGTGACATCAGAGGTTACCAGTCCATGGCAAGGATGTACACTAGGCTTGCAGCAATGCCCAAGAAGGGGTAA
- the LOC107848349 gene encoding protein PEROXIN-4 isoform X1, protein MMMQASRARLFKEYKEVQREKTADPDIQLVCDDSNIFKWTALIKGPSETPYDGGVFQLAFSVPEQYPLQPPQVRFLTKIFHPNVHFKTGEICLDILKNAWSPAWTLQSVCRAIIALMAHPEPDSPLNCDSGNLLRSGDIRGYQSMARMYTRLAAMPKKG, encoded by the exons ATGATGATGCAGGCTTCAAGGGCAAGACTTTTCAAGGAGTACAAAGAAGTACAGAGAGAGAAAACAGCTGATCCTGATATTCAATTAGTTTGTGATGATTCTAATATCTTTAAATGGACGGCGCTTATTAAA GGGCCATCTGAAACTCCTTATGATGGTGGAGTTTTCCAGCTTGCTTTCTCAGTTCCGGAGCAGTATCCTTTGCAACCTCCTCAAGTGCGGTTCCTGACCAAAATATTTCACCCAAACGTTCATTTTAAG ACGGGAGAGATTTGCCTTGATATTTTGAAGAACGCATGGAGTCCGGCATGGACACTCCAGTCTGTTTGTCGAGCTATAATTGCTCTGATGGCTCATCCTGAACCTGATAGCCCACTAAACTGTGACTCAg GCAATCTTCTTCGGTCCGGTGACATCAGAGGTTACCAGTCCATGGCAAGGATGTACACTAGGCTTGCAGCAATGCCCAAGAAGGGGTAA
- the LOC107847270 gene encoding TOM1-like protein 9 isoform X2 has product MVNFLVARATSDMLIGPDWAMNVEICDICSRDPAQAKDVVKGTKKRLGSRKSKVQLLALTLLEAIVKNCGDIVHMHVAEKGILHQMVKMVKKKRLGAVFPQRSERSAPAFTAPQKHLLASDPHNPQKPGSGQDAAESSADAEYPTLSLTEIENARGIMDILAEMLNALGPENKEGLRQDVIVDLVAQCRTYKQRLVHLVNSTTDESLLCQGLALNDDLQRVLAKHEAIASGTSVKGETSKPEPAQSLVDVDSPLIDTGATIQPDQGSTSSASGTQLLLPAPASANGLSTTSKEIVRMIDLLSGNDFGLETSENAPLETSENALALVPAGEPQPASPSQNNALAVLDMFSQPSTTPSTYSVGQGHPSSPQFQQQQNFNSVQPSLYQNGSVPGMSYTQGSTPAWNKQMSQQQQPASPVYGTQSSNPFALPPWEIEAEDSQITGSPYAQPVLNNQLMPGSSQALVLHNNPVMPGSPHAMPMQNDQLVVANAQQLAGGTYLHGMYQPNTAGQHATMNNLVMQSNQMEGLHPQQFQGGQPAGLYPQQMPSGHMAYMYSQQMYVNQMASYGYSNTQQQNTQFLTQGMSGLSMTDNGSSYPVSTPSYVPSGKPSKPQDKLFGDLVDLSKFKSTNGAPGSAGST; this is encoded by the exons GCAAGCGAAAGATGTTGTGAAAGGAACAAAAAAGCGTCTTGGCAGTAGGAAATCAAAAGTCCAGCTACTTGCCTTGACA CTGTTGGAAGCAATTGTGAAGAATTGTGGAGACATTGTGCATATGCATGTCGCTGAGAAAGGTATTCTTCATCAGATGGTGAAAATGGTAAAGAAGAAG CGCCTTGGAGCAGTATTCCCTCAGAGATCTGAGAGATCAGCTCCTGCATTCACAGCTCCTCAAAAACATCTCCTGGCATCTGATCCACATAACCCTCAGAAGCCTGGGTCTGGACAGGATGCAGCCGAGTCTTCAGCAGATGCTGAGTATCCCACCTTGAG CTTGACGGAGATTGAGAATGCACGTGGTATTATGGATATCCTTGCTGAAATGCTGAATGCATTAGGTCCTGAAAACAAAGAG GGACTCAGACAAGATGTCATTGTTGATTTGGTGGCACAATGCCGTACATACAAGCAGAGATTGGTACACCTTGTAAACTCGACTAC GGATGAGTCACTGCTATGCCAAGGACTAGCACTGAATGATGACTTACAGCGTGTATTGGCCAAACATGAAGCTATTGCATCAGGAACTTCTGTTAAAGGGGAAACATCAAAACCTGAACCTGCCCAATCCCTTGTAGATGTTGATAGTCCTCTGATTGATACTGGAGCCACCATCCAGCCAGACCAAGG ATCTACATCAAGTGCTTCAGGGACGCAGTTGCTTCTTCCTGCTCCTGCATCAGCTAATGGTCTATCAACAACTTCAAAAGAAATTGTCCGTATGATAGATCTTCTCAGCGGAAATGACTTTGGCTTAGAAACATCTGAGAATGCTCCCTTAGAAACATCTGAGAATGCTCTTGCGCTTGTTCCTGCTGGAGAACCTCAGCCAGCAAGTCCTTCACAGAACAATGCCCTTGCTGTTCTCGACATGTTTTCACAGCCTAGCACCACACCCTCTACATATTCAGTTGGTCAGGGACACCCTTCATCCCCTCAATTTCAGCAGCAACAGAATTTTAATTCTGTGCAACCATCTTTGTACCAAAATGGAAGTGTCCCTGGTATGAGCTACACTCAAGGCTCCACTCCTGCCTGGAACAAGCAGATGTCACAGCAACAACAGCCTGCTTCTCCAGTCTACG GAACTCAAAGCTCTAATCCTTTTGCCCTTCCTCCATGGGAAATTGAGGCAGAAGACAGCCAAATAACGGGTAGCCCTTATGCTCAGCCTGTGCTAAATAATCAGTTGATGCCAGGTAGTTCACAAGCTCTAGTATTGCACAATAATCCAGTGATGCCTGGCAGTCCACATGCTATGCCAATGCAAAATGATCAGCTGGTTGTAGCCAATGCCCAGCAACTAGCGGGCGGTACATACCTCCACGGCATGTATCAGCCAAATACTGCTGGACAGCATGCTACGATGAACAATCTGGTCATGCAAAGCAATCAGATGGAAGGCTTACATCCTCAACAATTCCAAGGTGGACAGCCAGCGGGTTTGTATCCACAACAAATGCCTTCTGGTCACATGGCTTATATGTATTCTCAGCAAATGTACGTCAACCAAATGGCCAGCTATGGTTACAGTAACACTCAACAACAAAATACTCAGTTCCTAACCCAAGGAATGTCTGGGCTCTCTATGACGGACAATGGTTCTTCTTATCCAGTTTCCACTCCTTCGTATGTGCCATCTGGAAAGCCCTCGAAGCCTCAAGACAAATTGTTCGGGGACCTAGTTGacctttcaaaattcaaatcaaccaACGGTGCTCCGGGGAGTGCTGGCAGCACGTGA
- the LOC107847270 gene encoding TOM1-like protein 9 isoform X1 yields MVNFLVARATSDMLIGPDWAMNVEICDICSRDPAQAKDVVKGTKKRLGSRKSKVQLLALTLLEAIVKNCGDIVHMHVAEKGILHQMVKMVKKKPEFHVKEKILVLIDTWQEALGGPRARYPQYYGAYQELLRLGAVFPQRSERSAPAFTAPQKHLLASDPHNPQKPGSGQDAAESSADAEYPTLSLTEIENARGIMDILAEMLNALGPENKEGLRQDVIVDLVAQCRTYKQRLVHLVNSTTDESLLCQGLALNDDLQRVLAKHEAIASGTSVKGETSKPEPAQSLVDVDSPLIDTGATIQPDQGSTSSASGTQLLLPAPASANGLSTTSKEIVRMIDLLSGNDFGLETSENAPLETSENALALVPAGEPQPASPSQNNALAVLDMFSQPSTTPSTYSVGQGHPSSPQFQQQQNFNSVQPSLYQNGSVPGMSYTQGSTPAWNKQMSQQQQPASPVYGTQSSNPFALPPWEIEAEDSQITGSPYAQPVLNNQLMPGSSQALVLHNNPVMPGSPHAMPMQNDQLVVANAQQLAGGTYLHGMYQPNTAGQHATMNNLVMQSNQMEGLHPQQFQGGQPAGLYPQQMPSGHMAYMYSQQMYVNQMASYGYSNTQQQNTQFLTQGMSGLSMTDNGSSYPVSTPSYVPSGKPSKPQDKLFGDLVDLSKFKSTNGAPGSAGST; encoded by the exons GCAAGCGAAAGATGTTGTGAAAGGAACAAAAAAGCGTCTTGGCAGTAGGAAATCAAAAGTCCAGCTACTTGCCTTGACA CTGTTGGAAGCAATTGTGAAGAATTGTGGAGACATTGTGCATATGCATGTCGCTGAGAAAGGTATTCTTCATCAGATGGTGAAAATGGTAAAGAAGAAG CCCGAGTTTCATGTCAAGGAAAAGATATTAGTTTTAATAGACACTTGGCAAGAAGCTTTAGGAGGACCAAGGGCGAGATACCCACAATATTATGGAGCCTACCAAGAGTTGTTG CGCCTTGGAGCAGTATTCCCTCAGAGATCTGAGAGATCAGCTCCTGCATTCACAGCTCCTCAAAAACATCTCCTGGCATCTGATCCACATAACCCTCAGAAGCCTGGGTCTGGACAGGATGCAGCCGAGTCTTCAGCAGATGCTGAGTATCCCACCTTGAG CTTGACGGAGATTGAGAATGCACGTGGTATTATGGATATCCTTGCTGAAATGCTGAATGCATTAGGTCCTGAAAACAAAGAG GGACTCAGACAAGATGTCATTGTTGATTTGGTGGCACAATGCCGTACATACAAGCAGAGATTGGTACACCTTGTAAACTCGACTAC GGATGAGTCACTGCTATGCCAAGGACTAGCACTGAATGATGACTTACAGCGTGTATTGGCCAAACATGAAGCTATTGCATCAGGAACTTCTGTTAAAGGGGAAACATCAAAACCTGAACCTGCCCAATCCCTTGTAGATGTTGATAGTCCTCTGATTGATACTGGAGCCACCATCCAGCCAGACCAAGG ATCTACATCAAGTGCTTCAGGGACGCAGTTGCTTCTTCCTGCTCCTGCATCAGCTAATGGTCTATCAACAACTTCAAAAGAAATTGTCCGTATGATAGATCTTCTCAGCGGAAATGACTTTGGCTTAGAAACATCTGAGAATGCTCCCTTAGAAACATCTGAGAATGCTCTTGCGCTTGTTCCTGCTGGAGAACCTCAGCCAGCAAGTCCTTCACAGAACAATGCCCTTGCTGTTCTCGACATGTTTTCACAGCCTAGCACCACACCCTCTACATATTCAGTTGGTCAGGGACACCCTTCATCCCCTCAATTTCAGCAGCAACAGAATTTTAATTCTGTGCAACCATCTTTGTACCAAAATGGAAGTGTCCCTGGTATGAGCTACACTCAAGGCTCCACTCCTGCCTGGAACAAGCAGATGTCACAGCAACAACAGCCTGCTTCTCCAGTCTACG GAACTCAAAGCTCTAATCCTTTTGCCCTTCCTCCATGGGAAATTGAGGCAGAAGACAGCCAAATAACGGGTAGCCCTTATGCTCAGCCTGTGCTAAATAATCAGTTGATGCCAGGTAGTTCACAAGCTCTAGTATTGCACAATAATCCAGTGATGCCTGGCAGTCCACATGCTATGCCAATGCAAAATGATCAGCTGGTTGTAGCCAATGCCCAGCAACTAGCGGGCGGTACATACCTCCACGGCATGTATCAGCCAAATACTGCTGGACAGCATGCTACGATGAACAATCTGGTCATGCAAAGCAATCAGATGGAAGGCTTACATCCTCAACAATTCCAAGGTGGACAGCCAGCGGGTTTGTATCCACAACAAATGCCTTCTGGTCACATGGCTTATATGTATTCTCAGCAAATGTACGTCAACCAAATGGCCAGCTATGGTTACAGTAACACTCAACAACAAAATACTCAGTTCCTAACCCAAGGAATGTCTGGGCTCTCTATGACGGACAATGGTTCTTCTTATCCAGTTTCCACTCCTTCGTATGTGCCATCTGGAAAGCCCTCGAAGCCTCAAGACAAATTGTTCGGGGACCTAGTTGacctttcaaaattcaaatcaaccaACGGTGCTCCGGGGAGTGCTGGCAGCACGTGA